A genomic stretch from Achromobacter spanius includes:
- a CDS encoding efflux RND transporter permease subunit: MIRALLHRPIACIFLALALTLLGAVAWRLLPVAPLPQVDFPTIEVRAELPGASPESMASTVAAPLERALGSIAGVSAMTSSSNQGATRVQLQFELDRDINEAARDVQAAINASRGDLPAGMPRNPSYRKVNPSQAPIMALALSSATRPAGQLYDLGSTVLAQKLSQINGVGEVTMGGSSLPAVRVQVNPNALAHYGVALDDVRNAIADAAPMRPLGQLDSAGQRWEVGTPEQPRTAPEYGSLIVRHEDGAVIRLSQVARVSDSVENRYSSGFHNQNPAVVLTISRQTGANIIETIGAINDALPGLRALMPADVDLTVALDRSPGINATLREAHITLALATALVILVVWLFLGNARAAAIPSVAIPVCLIATFAVMHAWGFSLNNLSLMALIVAAGLVVDDAIVVLENISRHLERGLSPTKAALRGVREVGFTLVAMTVALSVVFVSILFMGGLVERLFREFSITLVAATVISLVVSVAIIPALCARWLKPAAHPNPTDPTAAPPRPSRMQAAFARVHDWYGRSLARVLGHARLTLALLAAVVGLNVFLYIDAPKGFLPVQDTGQLMGFVRGDDGFSFQVMQPKIDQYRQLVLKHPAVQDVIGYNGGNLGISNSLFLIRLKPVAERGVSSTEVINWLRTNAPAVPGGMFFLNVDQDLRMPGGFGNSGDHELAIMASDVPTLRQWSRKISKAMQEIPELRDVDAEGDGATQQVVINIDRSAAQRLGVDMNTISSVLSNSFSQRQVATMYDAMNQYRVVLELDPRYTEDPEVLEQVQVVAADGTRIPLTAFATYENGLVNDRVFHDGLFAAVGVGFSLAPGVSLEQGLAAIDATLASLMVPSTIQTRLGGDARNFQQSLQDQPWLILAVLIAIYLVLGILYESPLHPLTILSTLPSAGVGALLALRIANIEFTLIALLGLFLLVGIVMKNAILMIDFALSLERREGLTPEQAIHRAAMLRLRPIVMTNLAGLLGALPLVLGMGEGSELRRPLGIAIVGGLMISQFLTLYTTPIVYLALERLRLKVGGVGRATPATSVQPSNDQP, translated from the coding sequence ATGATACGCGCGCTGCTGCATCGCCCCATCGCCTGCATCTTCCTGGCGTTGGCGCTGACCTTGCTGGGCGCGGTGGCGTGGCGCCTGCTGCCCGTTGCCCCCTTGCCGCAGGTGGATTTCCCCACGATTGAAGTGCGCGCCGAACTCCCCGGCGCAAGCCCGGAAAGCATGGCCAGCACCGTGGCCGCGCCGCTCGAGCGCGCCTTGGGCAGCATCGCCGGCGTCAGCGCAATGACCTCGTCCAGCAACCAGGGCGCCACCCGCGTGCAGTTGCAGTTTGAGCTGGACCGCGACATCAACGAAGCCGCCCGCGACGTTCAAGCCGCCATCAATGCGTCGCGCGGCGATCTGCCCGCGGGCATGCCGCGGAACCCCAGCTACCGCAAGGTCAACCCGTCACAAGCGCCCATCATGGCGCTGGCGCTCAGTTCGGCCACGCGCCCCGCCGGCCAGCTTTACGACCTGGGGTCGACGGTGCTGGCGCAAAAGCTGTCGCAGATCAATGGTGTGGGCGAAGTCACAATGGGTGGCAGCTCGTTGCCCGCCGTGCGCGTGCAGGTCAACCCCAACGCCCTGGCGCACTACGGCGTGGCGCTGGACGATGTACGCAACGCCATCGCCGATGCCGCGCCCATGCGCCCGCTGGGCCAATTGGATTCGGCTGGCCAGCGCTGGGAAGTGGGCACGCCCGAACAGCCGCGCACCGCACCGGAATACGGCAGCCTGATCGTGCGCCACGAAGACGGCGCGGTGATCCGCCTGTCGCAAGTGGCGCGCGTCAGCGATTCCGTCGAAAACCGCTACAGCAGCGGTTTTCATAACCAGAATCCCGCCGTGGTGCTGACCATCAGCCGCCAGACCGGCGCGAACATCATTGAAACCATCGGCGCCATCAACGACGCCCTGCCCGGCCTGCGCGCGCTGATGCCCGCCGACGTGGACCTGACCGTGGCGCTGGACCGCTCGCCCGGCATCAACGCCACCTTGCGCGAAGCCCACATCACGCTGGCGTTGGCCACCGCGCTGGTCATCCTGGTGGTCTGGCTGTTCCTGGGCAACGCACGCGCGGCGGCCATCCCCAGCGTGGCGATTCCGGTGTGCCTGATCGCCACCTTCGCCGTCATGCATGCCTGGGGGTTTTCGCTGAACAACCTGTCGCTGATGGCGCTGATCGTGGCGGCCGGGCTGGTGGTGGACGACGCCATCGTCGTGCTGGAGAACATCTCACGCCACCTCGAACGCGGCCTGTCGCCCACCAAGGCGGCGCTGCGCGGCGTGCGCGAAGTGGGCTTCACGCTGGTGGCCATGACGGTGGCGCTAAGCGTCGTCTTCGTGTCCATCCTGTTCATGGGCGGGTTGGTGGAACGCCTGTTCCGCGAGTTCTCCATCACGCTGGTCGCGGCCACGGTGATATCGCTGGTGGTTTCGGTGGCCATCATCCCGGCCTTGTGCGCGCGCTGGTTGAAGCCGGCCGCCCATCCCAATCCCACCGACCCCACCGCCGCCCCGCCACGCCCTTCCCGCATGCAGGCCGCCTTTGCGCGCGTGCATGACTGGTACGGCAGATCACTGGCCCGCGTGCTGGGCCATGCGCGCCTGACGCTGGCGCTGCTGGCGGCCGTGGTTGGCCTGAACGTGTTTCTGTATATCGACGCGCCCAAGGGCTTTCTGCCGGTGCAAGACACCGGCCAACTGATGGGCTTCGTGCGCGGCGATGACGGCTTTTCGTTCCAGGTCATGCAACCCAAGATCGACCAGTACCGCCAACTGGTGTTGAAGCACCCCGCCGTGCAGGACGTCATCGGCTACAACGGCGGCAACCTTGGCATCAGCAATTCGCTGTTCCTGATCCGGCTCAAGCCCGTGGCCGAGCGCGGCGTCTCGTCCACCGAGGTCATCAACTGGCTGCGCACCAACGCCCCCGCCGTGCCGGGCGGCATGTTCTTCCTGAATGTCGATCAAGACTTGCGCATGCCCGGCGGCTTCGGCAATTCCGGCGACCACGAATTGGCCATCATGGCCAGCGACGTACCCACGCTGCGGCAATGGTCGCGCAAGATCTCCAAGGCCATGCAGGAGATCCCCGAACTGCGCGACGTGGATGCCGAAGGCGACGGCGCCACTCAGCAAGTCGTGATCAACATCGACCGCAGCGCCGCGCAACGGCTGGGCGTGGACATGAACACGATCAGCAGCGTCTTGAGCAATTCGTTCAGCCAGCGGCAGGTGGCGACGATGTACGACGCCATGAACCAGTACCGCGTGGTGCTGGAGCTGGACCCGCGCTACACCGAAGACCCCGAAGTGCTGGAACAGGTGCAGGTGGTGGCGGCCGACGGCACGCGCATTCCGCTGACCGCGTTCGCTACTTATGAAAACGGCCTGGTCAACGACCGCGTCTTCCACGACGGCCTGTTCGCCGCCGTGGGCGTGGGCTTTTCGCTGGCGCCCGGCGTGTCGCTGGAACAGGGCCTGGCCGCCATCGACGCCACGCTGGCCAGCCTGATGGTGCCGTCCACCATCCAGACGCGCCTGGGTGGCGATGCCCGCAACTTCCAGCAAAGCCTGCAAGACCAGCCCTGGCTGATCCTGGCCGTGCTGATCGCCATCTACCTGGTGCTGGGCATTCTGTACGAAAGCCCCCTGCACCCGCTGACCATCCTGTCGACCTTGCCATCCGCGGGCGTGGGCGCGCTGCTGGCCTTGCGCATTGCCAACATTGAATTCACGCTGATCGCGCTGCTGGGCCTGTTCCTGCTGGTGGGCATCGTGATGAAGAACGCCATCCTGATGATCGACTTCGCCCTCAGCCTGGAACGCCGCGAAGGCCTCACCCCCGAACAAGCCATCCACCGCGCCGCCATGCTGCGCCTGCGCCCCATCGTCATGACCAACCTGGCCGGCCTGCTGGGCGCCTTGCCCCTGGTGCTGGGCATGGGCGAAGGCTCCGAACTGCGCCGCCCCCTGGGCATCGCCATCGTGGGCGGCTTGATGATCAGCCAGTTCTTGACGCTGTATACGACGCCGATTGTTTATTTGGCGTTGGAAAGGCTGCGGTTGAAGGTGGGGGGTGTGGGGCGCGCTACTCCGGCCACCTCGGTGCAGCCGTCAAACGATCAGCCATGA
- a CDS encoding Bug family tripartite tricarboxylate transporter substrate binding protein, with product MTARFCAAVMAFNLAVAAYAGEAHAAYPEQAIKIVVPFTPGGATDAVARLLANKLSGSLGQSVIVENRPGASTVIGADAVARAQPDGYTLLLSGSTTYTVLPALKPSLPYDPLRSFEHIGIVAIAPVVLLAQNGLAATTVQEAATLAKQQSSKGGLMYGTFGPGSAPHLAGEMFAEAAGAKMMPVPYKGSAQLITAMIGGEVSLGVDTVSSAAPQVRAGKVRALAVTGEHRVPQMPDVPTFAEAGIPQVSFVGWYALAAPARTPAPVIDTLNRAVEKIMQDPQVRKAVSDLALEPVYLPGQAFKERIAKEVKTFGDVARRADIKLE from the coding sequence ATGACCGCTAGATTTTGTGCCGCCGTGATGGCGTTCAACCTTGCCGTCGCCGCGTATGCGGGCGAGGCCCATGCCGCCTATCCCGAGCAGGCGATCAAGATCGTCGTGCCCTTCACGCCCGGCGGCGCCACCGATGCCGTCGCACGGCTCCTGGCCAACAAGCTGTCGGGCAGTCTGGGCCAGTCCGTCATCGTCGAAAACCGCCCCGGCGCATCCACGGTGATCGGCGCGGACGCGGTGGCGCGCGCACAACCCGACGGTTATACCTTGCTGCTATCGGGCAGCACCACGTACACGGTATTGCCGGCGCTGAAACCGTCGCTGCCTTACGACCCGCTGCGTAGCTTTGAGCACATCGGCATCGTCGCCATCGCGCCGGTGGTGCTGCTGGCGCAGAACGGGTTGGCGGCCACCACGGTGCAGGAAGCCGCCACGCTGGCCAAGCAGCAAAGCAGCAAGGGCGGGCTGATGTACGGCACCTTTGGACCCGGTTCCGCCCCGCATCTGGCCGGAGAAATGTTCGCCGAGGCCGCCGGCGCGAAGATGATGCCCGTGCCGTACAAGGGCAGCGCGCAATTGATCACCGCGATGATCGGTGGCGAAGTGTCTCTGGGCGTGGACACGGTGTCTTCTGCTGCGCCGCAGGTACGCGCGGGCAAGGTGCGCGCGCTGGCCGTCACCGGCGAGCACCGCGTGCCGCAGATGCCGGACGTGCCGACCTTCGCGGAAGCCGGCATACCCCAGGTGTCTTTCGTGGGCTGGTACGCGCTGGCCGCCCCCGCGCGCACGCCCGCGCCGGTCATCGACACGCTGAACCGCGCGGTCGAAAAAATCATGCAGGACCCGCAGGTACGCAAGGCGGTGTCGGACCTGGCGCTGGAGCCGGTGTACTTGCCGGGCCAGGCATTCAAGGAGCGGATCGCGAAAGAAGTGAAGACGTTTGGCGACGTGGCCAGGCGGGCCGACATCAAGCTGGAATAG
- a CDS encoding M20 family metallopeptidase, with amino-acid sequence MNREQAVLQAVEAFDNGTLESTLARRVAYATESEVPDQAPTQHAYLNQDLIPTLTELGFTCEVHANPAGVDLPILVARRVEQAGLPTVLMYGHGDVVRGNAAKWEAGRDPWRLHVDGDRWYGRGTADNKGQHSINLEALRHVIAARGGKLGFNTTWLIETGEEAGSPGLAAFCEAQRETLAADVFIASDGPRLHAARPTLFMGSRGAVNFELSLRARERGYHSGNWGGLLANPAIVLMHAIGTLVDAQGRITVPGLRPPPIPAAVADALADLEVGGGEDDPEINHGWGEPGLSAPEKVFGWNSLDVLTFGAGDPAKPVNAIPPEAVAWCQLRFVVGTDWRALETHVREHLRQGGFEDVQVRIGMQGGATRLSPDNAWVRWAAASLERTTGKRPALLPNLGGSLPNEIFADLLGLPTLWVPHSYPACAQHAPNEHLLGSVAREGLAIMAGLYWDLGDQGASLRQTPRATAA; translated from the coding sequence GTGAACCGCGAACAAGCCGTCCTGCAAGCCGTTGAAGCCTTCGACAATGGCACCCTTGAATCCACGCTGGCGCGCCGCGTCGCCTACGCCACGGAAAGCGAAGTGCCAGATCAGGCGCCCACTCAGCATGCGTACTTGAACCAGGACCTGATTCCGACGCTGACCGAGTTGGGCTTCACCTGTGAGGTGCACGCCAACCCCGCTGGCGTCGACCTGCCCATTCTGGTTGCGCGCCGCGTGGAACAAGCAGGGTTGCCGACCGTGTTGATGTACGGGCATGGCGATGTGGTGCGCGGCAATGCCGCCAAATGGGAAGCCGGGCGCGACCCGTGGCGCCTGCACGTGGACGGCGACCGCTGGTATGGACGCGGCACCGCCGACAACAAGGGCCAGCATTCCATCAACCTGGAAGCCCTGCGGCACGTGATTGCGGCGCGCGGCGGCAAGCTGGGCTTCAACACCACCTGGTTGATCGAAACCGGCGAGGAAGCCGGCTCGCCCGGGTTGGCCGCGTTCTGCGAGGCGCAGCGCGAAACCCTGGCCGCCGACGTCTTCATTGCCAGCGACGGCCCGCGCCTGCATGCCGCGCGTCCCACCCTGTTCATGGGCTCGCGCGGCGCGGTGAACTTTGAACTGTCCTTGCGCGCCCGCGAACGCGGCTATCACTCGGGCAACTGGGGCGGCTTGCTAGCCAACCCGGCCATCGTGCTGATGCACGCCATCGGCACACTCGTGGACGCACAAGGCCGCATCACCGTGCCGGGATTACGTCCGCCCCCCATCCCCGCCGCCGTGGCCGACGCCTTGGCCGACCTGGAAGTGGGCGGTGGCGAAGACGACCCCGAGATCAACCATGGGTGGGGCGAACCTGGCCTGTCCGCGCCTGAAAAAGTGTTTGGCTGGAACAGCCTGGACGTGCTGACCTTTGGCGCGGGCGACCCCGCCAAGCCGGTCAACGCGATTCCCCCCGAAGCCGTGGCGTGGTGCCAACTGCGTTTTGTGGTCGGCACCGATTGGCGCGCACTGGAAACCCATGTGCGCGAACACCTGCGCCAGGGCGGCTTTGAAGACGTGCAAGTGCGCATCGGCATGCAAGGCGGCGCCACCCGTCTATCGCCTGACAACGCCTGGGTGCGCTGGGCCGCCGCGTCGCTGGAACGCACCACTGGCAAGCGTCCCGCGCTGCTGCCCAACCTGGGCGGCTCACTGCCCAATGAGATTTTTGCCGACCTGCTGGGCCTGCCCACGCTGTGGGTGCCGCATTCCTACCCCGCCTGCGCCCAACACGCGCCCAACGAACATCTACTGGGCAGCGTGGCGCGTGAAGGGCTGGCCATCATGGCGGGCCTGTACTGGGATCTGGGCGATCAAGGCGCAAGCCTGCGCCAGACACCGCGTGCAACAGCGGCCTGA
- a CDS encoding LysR family transcriptional regulator, with product MISLGLRYFLEVARCGSIAGAATAQHVAASAISRQIAKLEDELGIALFERQARGMELSEAGRQLAAYANAAALEAERVTTEIRQRSHVGDVTIRLACTEGFAHHFLPLSMAEFKRMRPEARFHLHVERPEEVSRHILEGLSQIALRYTTAQDDRLKTELLTRAPVYAVMCRHHPLASRRSVSMRDLVNFPLSLGDQGTTVRQLFDAACANAGLHIEPAYVSNHSAAFLPMLPGSQIVALSGYLTLMGQLGGEGELAAVPFSNPEMRQRSIQVLTLQGRTLPLLAREFLAFMADRLTAAPRWPE from the coding sequence ATGATTTCATTGGGCCTGCGGTATTTTCTTGAGGTCGCGCGCTGCGGCTCGATTGCCGGCGCGGCGACCGCGCAGCACGTGGCCGCTTCCGCCATCAGCCGCCAGATCGCCAAGTTGGAAGACGAACTGGGCATTGCGCTGTTCGAGCGCCAGGCGCGCGGCATGGAGCTAAGCGAAGCCGGACGCCAACTGGCCGCTTACGCCAATGCGGCGGCCTTGGAGGCCGAGCGCGTCACCACCGAAATCCGCCAGCGCAGCCACGTGGGCGACGTCACGATCCGGCTGGCGTGCACCGAAGGCTTCGCGCATCACTTCCTGCCGCTTAGCATGGCCGAGTTCAAGCGCATGCGGCCCGAGGCGCGGTTCCATCTACACGTGGAACGCCCGGAAGAGGTCAGCCGCCACATCCTGGAAGGCCTGTCGCAAATTGCCCTGCGCTACACCACGGCGCAGGACGACCGCCTGAAAACAGAACTGCTGACCCGCGCACCCGTCTACGCGGTGATGTGCCGCCATCACCCGCTTGCCAGCCGCCGCAGCGTCAGCATGCGAGATCTGGTGAATTTTCCGCTGTCTCTGGGCGATCAGGGCACGACCGTGCGGCAACTGTTCGACGCTGCCTGCGCCAACGCCGGCCTGCACATCGAACCCGCCTACGTGTCGAACCATTCTGCCGCCTTCCTGCCCATGCTGCCGGGCAGCCAGATCGTCGCCTTGTCCGGCTACCTGACGCTGATGGGTCAACTGGGCGGCGAAGGCGAGCTTGCGGCGGTGCCGTTCAGCAATCCGGAAATGCGGCAACGAAGCATCCAGGTGCTGACCTTGCAGGGCAGAACCCTTCCGCTGCTGGCGCGGGAGTTTTTGGCGTTCATGGCTGATCGTTTGACGGCTGCACCGAGGTGGCCGGAGTAG
- a CDS encoding catalase → MASKKPAAKGAAGALPTAYMNTDSGPAAGPTGKPTEPALKRAAAVGATAAAMPHNANKAAEYGEQPARCPYGGAHTTPPDPSVGASSLSESESTAKTGDAAAPGVNEVHGRLSRVRADGSDQRMTTNQGVPVADNQHSLKAGLRGPALLKDFILREKITHFDHERIPERIVHARGSAAHGYFECYKPLTDLTAASLFAEAGKRTPVFVRFSTVAGERGSKDTARDVRGFAVKFYTDEGNWDLVGNNMPVFFIQDAMKFPDLVHAVKPEPHHGMPQAASAHDTFWDFVSLMPESTHMLMWVMSDRGIPRSYRMMQGFGVHTFRFVNASGESRLVKFHWNPVLGTHSQVWDEAVKVSGADPDFHRRDLWEAIDAGHGPEWELGVQVFTEEDAERYSFDVLDATKIVPEELVPITPIGRMVLDRNPDNFFAETEQVAFCTAHVVPGVDFTNDPLLAGRIHSYVDTQISRLGGPNFHEIPINAPVAPVHNNQRDGMHRQAIHRGRVAYEPNSLAGGCPFQAGMEGFVPFPEPIAGDELRGHPEKFAEHYNQAALFYNSQTDWEKQHIIHAFSFELSKVTVPAIRQRMVASLRNVSDELAQGVADLLGMALPEPMPRAAAQPPKPEVEVSPTLSLTARPGDGGVATRKVAILVAEGVDGAAVSAVADALIQAGVVVRLVGQRIGPVQAEGGGTFDADASLDNHPSGLFDGAVVPGGEGAVTRLQADGRALEFLRDAFRHGKTLLGLGRGGQLFGSAGIAPNEADGGLLMGGGAPAKSAAAFIKALAKHRHPERETTPPMV, encoded by the coding sequence ATGGCAAGCAAGAAACCCGCAGCCAAGGGCGCCGCTGGCGCATTGCCCACTGCGTACATGAACACCGATAGCGGTCCGGCCGCCGGCCCCACAGGCAAGCCGACCGAACCCGCGCTCAAGCGGGCCGCCGCGGTGGGCGCCACGGCCGCGGCCATGCCGCACAACGCCAACAAGGCCGCCGAATACGGCGAACAGCCCGCGCGCTGCCCCTATGGCGGTGCGCACACGACGCCGCCGGATCCTTCCGTGGGGGCAAGTTCCTTGTCGGAATCCGAATCCACCGCCAAGACCGGGGACGCGGCCGCGCCGGGGGTCAACGAAGTGCACGGGCGCCTGTCGCGTGTGCGCGCCGACGGCAGCGACCAGCGCATGACGACCAACCAGGGCGTGCCCGTTGCGGACAACCAGCATTCACTGAAGGCCGGCCTGCGCGGACCCGCCTTGCTGAAAGACTTCATCCTGCGTGAAAAAATTACGCATTTCGATCACGAGCGCATTCCAGAGCGCATCGTGCATGCGCGTGGCTCGGCCGCCCACGGCTACTTTGAGTGCTACAAGCCCTTGACCGACCTGACCGCCGCGTCCCTGTTTGCCGAAGCCGGCAAGCGCACGCCGGTATTCGTGCGCTTTTCCACGGTGGCGGGTGAGCGGGGTTCCAAGGACACCGCGCGTGACGTGCGCGGCTTTGCCGTCAAGTTCTATACGGACGAAGGCAACTGGGACCTGGTCGGCAATAACATGCCCGTGTTCTTCATCCAGGACGCGATGAAGTTTCCGGACCTGGTGCACGCGGTAAAACCCGAGCCGCATCACGGCATGCCGCAGGCGGCGTCCGCCCACGACACGTTCTGGGATTTCGTGTCGCTGATGCCGGAGTCCACCCATATGCTGATGTGGGTGATGTCGGACCGTGGCATTCCACGCAGCTACCGGATGATGCAGGGCTTTGGCGTGCATACCTTCCGCTTCGTCAACGCCAGCGGCGAGTCGCGCCTGGTGAAGTTCCATTGGAACCCGGTCCTGGGCACGCATTCCCAGGTGTGGGACGAAGCCGTCAAGGTATCGGGGGCCGACCCCGACTTTCACCGCCGCGACCTTTGGGAAGCCATTGACGCGGGCCACGGCCCGGAATGGGAACTGGGCGTGCAGGTCTTCACCGAGGAAGACGCCGAGCGCTACAGCTTCGACGTGTTGGACGCCACCAAGATCGTGCCCGAGGAATTGGTGCCCATCACGCCCATCGGCCGCATGGTGCTGGACCGCAATCCCGACAACTTCTTCGCGGAAACCGAGCAGGTGGCGTTCTGTACGGCGCACGTGGTGCCGGGCGTGGATTTCACGAATGACCCGCTCTTAGCCGGCCGCATCCATTCTTATGTGGACACGCAGATCTCGCGCTTGGGCGGCCCGAATTTCCACGAAATTCCCATCAATGCGCCGGTGGCGCCGGTGCACAACAACCAGCGTGATGGCATGCATCGGCAGGCCATCCACCGTGGCCGCGTGGCCTACGAACCGAACTCGCTGGCCGGCGGGTGTCCGTTCCAGGCAGGCATGGAAGGCTTCGTGCCTTTCCCCGAGCCGATCGCGGGCGATGAATTGCGCGGGCACCCGGAGAAGTTCGCCGAGCACTACAACCAGGCCGCGCTGTTCTACAACAGCCAGACTGATTGGGAAAAGCAGCACATCATCCATGCCTTCTCGTTTGAGCTGAGCAAGGTGACGGTGCCTGCCATCCGCCAACGCATGGTGGCGTCGCTGCGCAATGTGTCTGACGAGCTGGCGCAGGGCGTTGCCGACCTGCTGGGCATGGCCTTGCCCGAGCCGATGCCGCGCGCGGCGGCGCAGCCGCCCAAGCCCGAGGTCGAGGTGTCGCCCACGCTGTCCTTGACCGCCAGGCCGGGTGATGGTGGCGTTGCCACGCGCAAGGTCGCCATCCTGGTGGCCGAAGGCGTGGACGGCGCGGCCGTGTCGGCGGTGGCCGACGCGCTGATCCAGGCGGGCGTGGTGGTGCGGCTGGTGGGCCAACGCATTGGGCCCGTGCAGGCCGAAGGCGGCGGCACGTTCGATGCCGACGCGTCGCTGGACAATCATCCGTCCGGGCTGTTCGACGGGGCGGTGGTGCCTGGTGGCGAAGGCGCGGTGACGCGCTTGCAGGCGGACGGCCGCGCGCTGGAGTTCCTGCGCGATGCGTTCCGGCACGGCAAGACCTTGCTGGGCCTGGGCCGGGGCGGGCAGTTGTTCGGCTCGGCGGGCATTGCGCCCAATGAAGCGGACGGCGGTCTGCTGATGGGCGGCGGCGCACCGGCAAAAAGCGCGGCGGCCTTCATCAAGGCGCTGGCCAAGCACCGCCATCCGGAGCGGGAGACGACGCCGCCAATGGTGTAA